In Pangasianodon hypophthalmus isolate fPanHyp1 chromosome 5, fPanHyp1.pri, whole genome shotgun sequence, the DNA window GTGTTCCACTTCTGGTGTGCTGTTGGTGAAAAATCTTCTTTGATTTCATCAGGAATGTAAGATAATATTCTGACAAGATTTTAGGATATTTGATAGATATTCACTGTGGACATTCAACAAATGATATGAGTATTAACTGTCTAAACTACTTTTAACATAAAGTTTAGCTTAACAGTCACATTGAGCACTGTGAGAGAAGTGAAAGTGCAGGGGAAAGGGTCAGACCTAATCCACCTCCTCCTAGGCTGTTTTAATTGTCCTGAAACTCCTGCCATGTTCACATGTATTTCCTGCAATAATACTGTGGATTTTGTGTGGTGGGCCACACTATTACAGTGAAACCTAtcgggaaaaaaaataaaatccttatgggggggaagcagtggtggctagtccataggggcaggtggAGGCAGAGCCCCACCATTTATATCAACAGTTAATCATACTGTATACGTCATAAGGTTCTCATTCAGTCAATACATATTAAATTATGTTGAAATACCAAGTACCTATTTTAGGTGCTATTAGTGCTATTAGAGGTTCATTTGGGCAGGATTCATGCCGGCTATTTTAAAATTACTCTGTGGCTGCCATgatcttgttttatagaaaataaatccaatatatttccaaaaaaaggTAAAGTGTAAGTGAGACACTGTCTATGATGCACAgaatatttctgttgtaagatataTCATGAAGATTGGGAGAGTGACAGGGGATTATagagtggataatgtccataCTTCAGAAGAATGCTGGgctgagaaaatgaagaaaaattccATTATAAATGTCATCCTGCCTGATGAAAATCTATGGGCATGAGCCGCTGCTGGGAAAAAGGGTGTTGGCCTAATGTTGGCTAACCCACAATGACTGCACATGGGATTCTTGAAAAGTTAGGCCATTTTGAGTTTTGTATGAGTTAGCCCATGCCCACACTGCCTGCAGCTTGCCCATTAAGAGCCAATGTTTGATGGGATTAGTCTGGCTCAAAACGCTCACTcagtcaaaataaaaacaaaaaggtctTAGGCTAAAGAAGTGGTGcgaattattttattaaacaggaaaaaagttgCCATaggtaaaaatattttatcttcatttttcttcatgattaaaaatgtgaaattttctTTGAAGCCTGGGTTTTTGGATAAGCATCACTGTGCAAGCTGTGTGGTCCATCCTGCTGCACCTGGATTTGAAACCAGGCCCGAGTAAACTCCTTTAACTTCGAAAAATGGTTCTGCGACTCTTGCACAAAAGACTCTAGAGGGAACAGACAAAACCAGtttcatgtaaataaaaaaaacacaagataaGAATAAAGATCCACAGTATATAATCTCAGCCTTTACATCGTTTTCAAAAATGGCACAAGACtgtcattttgtctttttgtattttgtaaagtCATTACAGAATAGCTACAGTTGCATTTGCAGCTATTCATATTAGACAGTGTAATCAGGTATATTCACTTGgatttaattttaatctaaGTCTGACATTGCCATCTGGTAAAAACAGGTCCATATGAATGTACTGTTAAATAAAGCTGATCTTCACAGAGAGGAACAATtgcccctaaaaaaaaaaatataaaaaaaaaaaaagactccgCCCCAGGAGATAGGGCTTTTAGTGTGGCTGCCCCAAAACTATGGAGgactctttctctccattctctCCATCACTTGCACCTCCTTTCCCCATTTTAAGACACAGCTAAAGCCCACTTTCCTTTTCCACCAACCTAATGATTCATACGCATGGGTCTTATTGTGCCCTCTCTATTTTagtttgcttttctgtttttgtggtTCTGAGGTGTATCTTTACAGTGTCCTTggttgaaattattattattacaccagCTGCGTTAAAAGCGCAAGTCCCTTGCCCCATAGAACCCCACAGAAATCCCCTAAAATGACACTTTCTGCCCGCTGTGAACTTACACTTAGTTTAGgtgcaaagacaaaaaaaaaaaaaaaaccctgttatTGGATGAACCACCACTTGACTCTGGATATTCATGGGTAAAGCCAGGAGCCAGGCTGAAGTGGGATGCGGGGCCCAGGCTGAGGGAATATGTTTTGTATGTGGTGTGCACTTACGAGTAAGTTAAGAACAGTGTATAGCTCTCAGCCAGCAAATTAAGGACTGCATTCCATTTAAAAGCTGCCTCTGTGAATGCGAAAACAGTGGCCATGTGCCTAATTTAAAGAGTACGTATGCTCATGTATACTGGTTAATGAAAGCTGGGCTGTTTGAGTAATGATATGGGAATGTTTAAGCTGTTGCAGAAGTGCATTGTAATTGCAAGCCATTCACGTCACTGCCTTTCATCAGTAACAATATTTTCTCGTACGCGCTTCCTGATGCCGGGAAAATGTATTTTCCCCTCCATTCATGATATACTCGCCTTCCTGGCCTCCATTCATAGCCTCTCCCTGCTTAAACTCCTGATTTTATTTGTCGTCCTCTGGAAAAGCACACTCTGAGTAGCTTTCTGCTTTCACATAAGTGACTTCAGTAAAGCCTGGAGTTCCCTGAGGCCCTTTCCGCCCACCCTTCCCGAAAAACAAACTATAACCATCACATAATGAGGCACTGAACTGAGTGGCATCAAAATTGAGTAAATTCCTTAaaatctgtctgtttgtctgtgttgtGGCACAATATATCCAAATATGTGTAATTATTCACCTTCCATAATACTCCCTTAAACCTAGGTCAGGATCTAATACTTACTGTCCGCGGAGAGAGCGCGCGCGACCGTGAGACGCCTTTTTGTCCGCATGATATGCCGCCTCCCGAGCCCATGGTTTCGGGACCGGATGCAGTCCACGTAGAGGTCCCAGAAGACTTGGGCCAGGTCCCAGAACAGAGCGCCGTGCTTCCGGTTGTCCGAGGACTTCAGAAACACCATGAGGTCCCAGAAGTCAGGCACGGTGTGCGCGATTCGCGGCGTGCGCATCTCCAGCAGCAGTACAGAAGCGCTCTCCCAGCAGCGCGGGTCCGCGCGGCTCAGCGTTAACGGGTCCACGTGACCCAAGCTTTGGTCCTGCGTTGAAAGCGCGTGCACCAACACGAGCAGCAACAGGACCAGACGCGCGCGCAGGACCACGTCATCCATCATCTGCGAGAGTAATTAGTTCATTAGACACTGAGGGTCAACTATGAGCCCTAAAAGCTGATTAACAACTACAAGTGTCAACTGGTAGTCCTGAAAGTTGGACAACAATGCCATAAAATCGAATagttttctggaaaaaaaactatctaaaaagttaaataaataaaatcttagaaatattctctggaaactttgtgttcTGAGCATTATGCATACAAGAAATTCGTTTGCAGAGGCTACCTGATACAAACTGAGCCGTAAGAATTGTTCTCGAAATGAAATAATTTGTCTATTAAGGTTAACACCATTAGTTTATATGTGAATACtctaaaaatacagtaaaacaacaccatgtattatatgtatattttttttctggctgcAACAGCATGCACTTATAAATTATTTGCACACATTTAAACTAATAATTGTAacagcattaacatttttatattaatggcCTATTCAAATcttcatatttacattatattacatttgcaAATGACTGCTGGaattatatatacatgcaaAAGAAGATTCGCTTACCTTTGAGATGTCACGGTAAACTGACAGGATTTGTTTGTGAACCTGCGTTACAACCTCAGTTTGATTAAGGGGGGTGGTCACAGTATTAAACCCCCCACAGCGCTTAACAGGGATGTTCCACTCAAGCTGATGGAAAAGCGCACCAAAGTCATGGTGCTGCTAACTTCAGATTCTGCTTTAGcctataaatgatttatttcaataataaaGTTTCTTTCATTAGTCGGATGACAGCATTTTATGTGAGATTACTTAAGTCACcgcagtgtgtgatgattttgaAATGAGTTTGCGTGATGAGAGTTCAAGTCTTTATTAGGCTCAGACAGTGAGTTAGACATTGTCAATTTCTTGCAGTGAAATTCTTAATTGCATGTTCCCGAACTGTGCAAAACATTACAAAGAGCAAAGACACATAAATCATAAAGTGTACAACAGCGCTGGACAATTCAGTGCAGGGAAAATAGCAATAAATATCCTTGTACAGAATGCACACTGCAATATGCACGTGCATGTGATATATGTTATATACACTGAGTTGGTGGTCATACGCATTGCTGGCAGGTTAGTAGTAGGATTTCCCTTCGAAAACGGGCTGTTTgcaatattatgtattatgcactcctaaagaaaataaaaggaaaaaaaaacaagttttgaTGTGGGCCCAGGTCCGTCTCATGTAGTGTGCGGGGCCCAGAGCGGTATTTTGGTTGTAGTGCGTGCATATAAATAAGCTATAGAACCGCGCGAGACGACAACATAGCAAATTAAGCATTTCTTAGATATTTAACGACTTGAATTGTCGTAGCTGTTTACCAGGAGTTATTTCTCTAACGATGCAGAGTTCACACCTTGAATGCGTCGATGACATGATTCCCCGCCCGTGTCCCGCAGAGTGAGCCACTAAGTGCGCAATTAAGAGCAGGAGGTAGTGAAAGCCCCCCTCCGGCTCTCGCGCGCTTCTGCCTTACACCGCGCGCGCGTGTGTCGCGCTCATGCTTTTAGCAAAATGCCACATGAATGAGTGATGGATGCGTAATTACCGCCTAAGGACGGGGCCGCACGCATCGGACAAAAACACCTCTCAGCGGCCTCTAAAATGTGCATTAGAAGTCGTATTGCCACGCGTGTacaaacccttttttttttctgtcaccaATGCTTGAATGGGCTAAAACACTggaattttcattcattcagtttgaCAGCAAATGATAAGGTCACAGTTATTACTGTAAAGAAAGATGACGACACTCACATCAAGTGTGTGAAACAACAATGGACTGGATGCGTGGTCTACTATATACTGTGCTATATTTACTTGGTGGGCTGACTTGAAAATATAGAACCATATAGGACAGGGAAGCAGAGGGGCATGGGTGGTTACATGGTGGTACTTACCACCTGTATAATGAGCCTTGCCACCCCATTCACAAATCAGAGATGTCTAGTACTCCtagtaagtgtgcacaccccttaactaatactttaaatactttaaagcACCTTTTGGCAGTAATACAGCACTCATCTTTTTGGTTAAGAAACTACCACACACATCTtaatttggcaattttattccactcttcctgcaaaaaaatgctccagatctatgaaattgtgaggggatctcctATACACAggctcttcaagtcattccacaggtttttgataggattcagagctgggctctgactgggccattccaaaacattaatcgtcttcttctgaagccattcctttgtttacttggatttgtgctttggatcattagTATGCTAGAAGGGGAAATTTTTCATCGTTAGCTGTCTTACAgaagcctgcaggttttgtgccaaaatagattggtatatGGAGCTATCCCACtttcttgactagagccccagctgaagagaagctgCCCCATagaatgatgctgccaccaccatgctttatcatgggtatggtgttctttgggcgataagctgtcttgtttttgtgccaaacatatttTTAGAGTTATTATCATAAAAGTTTTACCTTGGTCTTagacacattttgccacatggtatAGGGTGATTATCTGTATGTTTTCACAAAACCTAgatgggcttggatgtttttttttttttattttgagagaATGGGCTTCCAGACTCATGAACAATCGTGAGTGATtatcacatgcagggagtgaccagtacttgccagatagtCCTGCAGctactttaatg includes these proteins:
- the LOC113526302 gene encoding LOW QUALITY PROTEIN: protein FAM237A-like (The sequence of the model RefSeq protein was modified relative to this genomic sequence to represent the inferred CDS: substituted 1 base at 1 genomic stop codon), with amino-acid sequence MNXLLSQMMDDVVLRARLVLLLLVLVHALSTQDQSLGHVDPLTLSRADPRCWESASVLLLEMRTPRIAHTVPDFWDLMVFLKSSDNRKHGALFWDLAQVFWDLYVDCIRSRNHGLGRRHIMRTKRRLTVARALSADKSFVQESQNHFSKLKEFTRAWFQIQVQQDGPHSLHSDAYPKTQASKKISHF